A stretch of the Vulcanisaeta souniana JCM 11219 genome encodes the following:
- a CDS encoding MMPL family transporter, with amino-acid sequence MEGRDTLSLLIIVAWLIVMIYLAHYALRVFGVLTYDETQLMPSNIEPIIVSNLVNKYIGTSNETTLVVVVKLDGNETVESRLSYVNNAVNAIDAPSISVMDLLTAYNSVYTIYNETISRFAMNVISNETPGIWSLYWRLNNDCSTILSLNREYYSRVFNITNNIESDLNATINYGQILYYETENYYLRNYPNASLTELFVLSTRKYMSEYGYSEYINVLANETLNKLEVAVGNEPTPYALATENITGILLTSYEEILQETYPGLNPVSNVTGYVYQSLINSNANATLLRIAILIGPNTNLNLLRLILIQEYTNATPPLLLPYMYQLTCNNNPSIVYSVIYELNRSVINVLVQEHPPPSMLDLPDNITQKFLNGTYTVAFITLPSSYEDTIYDLLTRKDWTYPVSTDVILYELERMVTSDVNIIDKTTSVLVFITMISMLGTLIGPVMSLIALGLTYLASLGLLYNWAIHFKLYYLTVYMIAPIIFGIGVDYSMLMLSRYLEERIRGHGKNEALRIVLSRVRPTILVSASVVGFGLGSFAISRYGYIQDIGIGFIIAVSLTITATAIILPEAMRLLGDGVLWPMGLRAKSVELRTAFLSRMARFAVDKPRTIVAIFLAITALALTYLILNIKITTDPVQVMPNTPAKVGLSLLLNYFRDYDYSTAYLVVYGNKSAALSLLNAIKGQDYVINAALSYNGSNMYIITATVNQQSLSDKLIPIYLGLREVANEVAREYGVKVLIGGSPADKYYFVLGFEREYYGLILYVMIAINIAILTIYMRSIMIPLRLVATVLMSITWSLALTIYVFQGLLGVMTYWLLPVILISLLLSVGTDYDLFIISRFREEINNGLSDKDAIVKSIEVTGPVVTGAALVLAMAFASLALSSIYILKQVALAVASSVIIDSFIVRPLLVPAIIVLLGKWNWWPFYSTTMINAVKNEPLSPESRQR; translated from the coding sequence ATGGAGGGAAGGGACACATTGTCACTTCTAATAATTGTGGCGTGGCTCATCGTAATGATTTACCTAGCGCATTACGCACTCCGTGTCTTTGGCGTGCTTACATATGATGAGACGCAATTAATGCCCAGTAATATAGAACCCATTATAGTGAGTAACCTAGTCAATAAGTACATAGGTACCTCAAACGAGACCACGCTTGTGGTTGTCGTTAAGTTGGATGGCAATGAAACGGTGGAAAGCAGGTTGAGTTACGTGAATAATGCCGTTAATGCCATAGATGCGCCAAGTATATCTGTGATGGACCTATTAACGGCATATAACAGCGTTTATACGATTTACAACGAAACAATAAGTAGGTTCGCCATGAACGTAATAAGCAACGAAACACCAGGTATATGGAGCCTCTACTGGAGGTTAAATAATGACTGCTCAACAATACTAAGCCTAAACAGGGAGTATTATTCCAGGGTTTTTAATATAACTAATAATATAGAAAGTGATTTGAACGCAACCATTAATTACGGGCAAATACTATATTACGAAACAGAAAATTACTACCTAAGAAACTATCCCAATGCATCATTAACAGAATTATTTGTATTATCAACAAGGAAGTACATGAGTGAGTATGGATACAGTGAGTACATTAATGTACTAGCCAATGAAACGCTCAATAAATTGGAGGTCGCCGTAGGGAATGAACCAACGCCATATGCATTAGCTACCGAAAACATAACGGGCATATTATTAACAAGCTATGAGGAAATACTCCAAGAGACATACCCAGGACTTAACCCAGTAAGTAATGTGACTGGTTATGTCTATCAGTCACTCATAAACAGCAATGCCAATGCAACACTACTTAGGATCGCCATACTAATAGGCCCTAATACAAACCTAAACCTGCTTAGACTTATCCTGATCCAGGAGTACACCAACGCAACACCACCATTACTACTGCCATACATGTACCAATTAACATGCAATAACAATCCCTCTATTGTTTATTCAGTAATTTATGAATTGAACCGCAGTGTCATAAATGTCCTGGTGCAGGAACACCCACCACCAAGTATGCTTGACCTACCCGATAACATAACGCAAAAATTCCTAAACGGCACCTACACAGTGGCCTTTATAACATTGCCGAGTAGTTACGAGGATACCATTTATGACTTGCTAACGAGAAAGGATTGGACATACCCAGTTAGTACTGATGTCATTCTTTACGAGCTCGAGAGAATGGTTACCAGCGACGTAAACATAATCGACAAGACCACATCCGTCCTTGTATTCATCACAATGATTTCAATGCTAGGCACACTAATTGGCCCAGTAATGTCACTAATAGCACTTGGATTAACCTACCTAGCATCCCTTGGACTACTCTATAATTGGGCAATACACTTCAAGCTTTATTACCTAACCGTTTACATGATCGCGCCGATAATCTTCGGCATAGGCGTTGATTATAGTATGCTAATGCTCAGCAGGTACCTGGAGGAGAGGATCAGGGGGCATGGCAAGAACGAGGCGCTGCGCATTGTTTTATCCAGGGTAAGACCAACAATCCTCGTCAGCGCATCAGTTGTTGGATTTGGGCTTGGTAGCTTTGCCATCTCGAGGTATGGTTACATACAGGACATTGGAATTGGTTTCATAATAGCAGTGTCGCTCACGATAACAGCAACTGCAATAATATTACCTGAAGCCATGAGGTTGCTCGGTGACGGGGTATTATGGCCCATGGGGTTAAGGGCTAAGTCCGTTGAGTTAAGGACTGCCTTTCTCTCGAGGATGGCTAGGTTCGCCGTCGATAAACCAAGGACTATCGTAGCTATATTCCTGGCAATAACGGCTCTGGCGCTCACGTACTTAATACTAAATATTAAGATAACCACTGACCCAGTGCAGGTAATGCCAAACACGCCGGCTAAGGTCGGACTTAGCTTGCTGCTCAATTACTTCAGGGATTATGACTATTCGACCGCGTATTTAGTGGTTTACGGCAATAAATCGGCTGCATTGTCATTACTCAACGCCATCAAGGGGCAGGACTATGTAATAAATGCGGCTCTTTCATACAATGGTTCTAACATGTACATAATAACTGCCACGGTTAACCAGCAATCGTTGTCCGACAAGCTCATACCAATATACCTAGGGCTAAGGGAGGTGGCCAATGAGGTGGCTAGGGAGTATGGGGTTAAGGTGTTGATCGGGGGATCGCCTGCGGATAAGTACTACTTCGTGCTTGGCTTTGAGCGTGAGTACTATGGTCTCATACTCTATGTAATGATCGCGATAAACATTGCCATACTCACTATATACATGAGGTCTATAATGATCCCACTGAGACTGGTGGCTACAGTTCTCATGAGTATCACTTGGTCATTGGCACTGACAATATACGTATTCCAAGGCTTACTGGGGGTAATGACCTACTGGTTACTACCAGTTATCTTAATTTCGCTCCTGCTCAGCGTGGGTACTGACTACGACCTTTTCATAATAAGCAGGTTTAGGGAGGAAATCAATAATGGATTAAGTGATAAAGATGCGATCGTCAAGTCCATTGAGGTAACGGGGCCCGTTGTAACCGGCGCAGCCCTCGTACTTGCCATGGCCTTCGCCTCCCTGGCACTATCAAGCATTTACATACTCAAGCAGGTGGCTCTTGCCGTGGCCTCCTCAGTAATCATTGATTCATTCATTGTCAGACCATTACTCGTACCAGCAATAATAGTTCTACTCGGTAAGTGGAATTGGTGGCCATTCTATAGTACAACCATGATAAATGCAGTTAAAAATGAACCTCTTTCCCCTGAATCCAGACAGCGTTAA
- a CDS encoding ABC transporter ATP-binding protein: protein MENKEVVKLINVSKRYYIGGSVYVDALIDVNISIKEGEIVIIMGPSGSGKTTLMNIMGTLDKPTSGRIIIDGVDVTDVDEDYLSRFRLEKLGFVFQQYNLVSQLTALENVMLPMLLTGKYTKDEAREKARLLLDLVGVAEFMNNKPSQLSGGQQQRVAIARALANDPSFIIMDEPTGSIDLASSFLILDLIRLLNKTIGVTFVIATHNMEVASIGSRIIYLRGGRVMQESDLARIKEEFSKLRVDRSAVIKSYLRILDIEEQRIMRLGEDISEIERKRKIMNDVIGDKD from the coding sequence ATGGAGAATAAAGAAGTCGTTAAGCTCATTAATGTAAGCAAGAGGTATTATATAGGCGGTAGTGTTTATGTTGATGCGTTAATTGACGTAAATATATCAATCAAGGAAGGAGAAATTGTGATAATAATGGGGCCCAGTGGTTCAGGTAAGACCACGCTCATGAATATAATGGGCACGCTCGATAAACCAACAAGTGGTAGAATTATTATAGATGGTGTTGATGTCACGGACGTAGATGAGGATTACCTATCCAGGTTTAGGCTTGAGAAACTCGGTTTTGTATTTCAACAATACAACCTAGTTTCCCAGTTAACCGCGCTTGAGAATGTTATGCTACCCATGTTACTAACTGGTAAATACACAAAAGATGAGGCAAGGGAGAAGGCGAGGTTACTCCTGGATCTCGTTGGTGTTGCTGAGTTCATGAATAATAAGCCAAGTCAATTGTCTGGCGGCCAGCAACAGAGGGTTGCAATTGCGAGGGCCCTTGCCAACGATCCATCGTTCATAATAATGGATGAGCCAACAGGCTCCATTGACTTGGCAAGCTCTTTTCTAATACTTGATTTAATTAGGCTATTGAACAAGACTATTGGGGTTACCTTCGTTATTGCCACGCATAACATGGAAGTCGCATCAATTGGTAGCAGGATTATTTACCTTAGAGGTGGTAGGGTGATGCAGGAGAGCGATCTTGCCAGGATAAAGGAGGAATTTAGTAAATTGAGGGTTGACCGGTCCGCCGTGATTAAGTCGTACCTTAGGATACTCGATATTGAGGAACAAAGGATTATGAGACTGGGTGAGGATATAAGCGAAATAGAGAGGAAGAGAAAAATAATGAACGATGTAATAGGTGATAAAGATTAA
- the folE gene encoding GTP cyclohydrolase I, with translation MMDAEKYVSRIIEFLGDDPDRPGLRETPRRFISALLELTRGLREPPPQVKFFPMEDSKYVGRITVNDIEFTSLCEHHLLPVMGTVTVTYEPLNSEVPGLSKVARYVKWLAARPMLQERFTARLVNELKEVLHARYVYVKVCALHMCAMIRGVKDEDMYMTTEAWSGDLSNEELMELKQTVHCKVPRIVLTKDY, from the coding sequence ATGATGGATGCAGAAAAATACGTAAGTAGGATAATAGAGTTTCTGGGGGACGATCCAGATAGGCCGGGTCTAAGGGAGACACCTAGGAGGTTCATAAGCGCCCTTCTTGAGTTAACCCGTGGCTTAAGGGAACCACCGCCTCAGGTTAAATTCTTCCCCATGGAGGATAGTAAGTATGTTGGGCGTATCACCGTTAATGACATTGAGTTCACATCATTATGTGAACACCACTTATTACCAGTCATGGGCACAGTCACCGTGACTTACGAACCACTCAATAGTGAGGTTCCTGGGTTAAGTAAGGTGGCTAGGTACGTTAAGTGGCTAGCCGCGAGACCCATGCTTCAGGAGAGGTTCACGGCCAGGCTTGTCAATGAGCTTAAGGAGGTACTTCATGCGAGGTATGTTTATGTTAAGGTCTGTGCATTACACATGTGTGCAATGATCAGGGGTGTTAAGGATGAGGATATGTACATGACGACGGAAGCATGGTCTGGGGATTTAAGTAATGAGGAATTGATGGAATTAAAACAAACAGTGCATTGCAAGGTACCTAGGATAGTCCTAACTAAGGATTATTAA
- a CDS encoding RNA-binding domain-containing protein — translation MNPVEHIELSTHVHATESELKVVKALLNLLPPRYRENPGIVRREGQGHFGNDINTIKAQFKGDDALQITQYILTIIDQLDREIILVSIDSRFEEGKLYLRFNKQLAYNGIARLDDGDDVIKVIIKFNHWVLKDEGIENIIKQLVHH, via the coding sequence ATGAATCCAGTGGAGCACATTGAATTGAGTACACACGTACATGCCACAGAGAGCGAGCTAAAGGTCGTTAAGGCATTACTCAATCTATTACCGCCAAGGTACAGGGAGAACCCAGGTATTGTGAGGAGGGAGGGACAGGGGCATTTTGGTAATGACATAAATACTATAAAAGCTCAATTTAAGGGCGATGACGCGCTACAGATCACTCAATACATACTTACGATAATTGACCAATTGGACAGAGAAATAATACTGGTTAGCATAGATAGTAGGTTTGAAGAGGGTAAATTATACCTGAGGTTTAACAAGCAGTTGGCATATAATGGCATAGCCAGGCTTGATGATGGTGACGACGTAATTAAGGTAATAATAAAATTCAACCACTGGGTCCTTAAAGATGAGGGTATTGAAAACATAATTAAGCAATTAGTTCATCATTAG
- the ilvD gene encoding dihydroxy-acid dehydratase, whose amino-acid sequence MTKIKLRSEDRYAGVLNAPHRAFLRAVGFTDEDIGKPLVAVAVAWSEAGPCNLHTLQLANHVKEGVRRGGGSPLTVPTIVVNDNIGMGTEGMRYSLVSREVIADTVEAQVNAHAFDGFIGIGGCDKTTPGILMAMARLNIPAVYLYGGTAEPGFYGNLKLTIEDVHEAVGAYLAGKISENELYEIEKRAHPTYGTCAGLFTANTVAALSEALGMALPGSASPPATSARRVMYAIESGVALMNVIELGIKPRDIMTYEAFENAITVLMAMGGSTNAILHLLAIAYEAGVKLSLDDFDRISRRTPYIASLRPGGDYVMADLDTVGGVPLVMIKLLKAGLLNGKVLTITGKTLEENLRDYKFPNVPHEHIVKDVSNPIKSWGGIRILKGSLAPEGAVIKVAATELMKFEGRARPFNSEEDAFQAIRRGEIKPGDVVVIRYEGPKGSPGMPEMLRVTSAIVGAGLGKDVALVTDGRFSGATRGFMIGHVAPEAAVGGPIAIVEDGDRILIDAESGRLDLLVPDEEIKRRLRNWQPPPPRYTRGLLAKYASLVTSASMGAVTLPKT is encoded by the coding sequence ATGACCAAGATAAAACTACGTAGTGAAGATAGATACGCAGGGGTCTTAAATGCGCCGCACAGGGCATTCTTAAGGGCCGTAGGCTTTACAGATGAAGATATAGGAAAGCCGCTCGTTGCCGTTGCTGTTGCATGGAGCGAGGCAGGCCCCTGTAATTTACATACACTGCAATTGGCCAACCACGTCAAGGAGGGAGTACGCAGGGGTGGCGGTTCCCCATTAACCGTACCAACCATAGTTGTTAATGACAACATAGGCATGGGAACCGAGGGAATGAGATATAGCCTGGTGAGTAGGGAGGTCATTGCCGACACCGTAGAGGCCCAGGTCAATGCTCATGCATTTGACGGCTTCATAGGCATTGGCGGCTGTGACAAAACAACACCCGGTATTTTAATGGCCATGGCAAGGCTAAACATACCAGCGGTTTACCTATATGGCGGTACTGCAGAGCCTGGCTTCTATGGCAATTTGAAGCTCACCATCGAGGATGTTCATGAGGCCGTCGGCGCCTACCTAGCAGGCAAGATATCAGAGAATGAACTCTACGAAATTGAGAAGAGGGCCCACCCAACTTATGGAACCTGCGCAGGCTTGTTCACAGCCAACACAGTAGCAGCACTATCTGAGGCACTAGGTATGGCACTCCCTGGCAGTGCCTCGCCGCCAGCAACATCAGCCAGGAGAGTTATGTATGCAATAGAAAGCGGTGTGGCGCTTATGAACGTGATCGAGCTCGGCATAAAGCCCAGGGACATAATGACCTACGAAGCCTTTGAGAACGCAATAACGGTATTAATGGCGATGGGCGGCTCAACAAACGCAATCCTTCATTTACTAGCCATTGCCTACGAGGCTGGAGTTAAATTAAGTCTTGATGATTTTGACAGGATATCAAGGAGGACCCCATACATAGCAAGCTTGAGACCAGGTGGTGATTATGTAATGGCGGACCTAGATACGGTCGGCGGAGTCCCGTTAGTCATGATTAAGCTATTAAAAGCCGGTCTACTCAATGGTAAGGTACTTACGATAACCGGTAAGACACTAGAGGAGAATTTAAGGGACTATAAATTCCCAAATGTACCGCATGAGCATATTGTTAAGGATGTTAGTAACCCAATAAAGTCCTGGGGTGGCATTAGAATACTTAAGGGTTCTCTAGCACCCGAGGGAGCGGTCATTAAGGTAGCAGCTACAGAATTAATGAAATTCGAGGGAAGGGCAAGACCATTTAATAGTGAGGAAGATGCCTTCCAGGCCATTAGGAGGGGTGAGATTAAGCCTGGTGATGTCGTGGTCATTAGGTATGAGGGTCCTAAGGGCAGTCCTGGAATGCCGGAGATGCTTAGGGTTACTTCAGCAATAGTTGGGGCTGGGTTGGGTAAGGATGTTGCGTTGGTCACTGATGGCAGATTCAGTGGTGCTACACGAGGATTCATGATAGGCCACGTCGCGCCCGAGGCGGCAGTTGGAGGACCAATAGCAATTGTCGAGGATGGTGATAGGATACTCATAGATGCCGAGAGTGGTCGTTTAGACCTTCTTGTTCCTGATGAGGAGATCAAGAGGAGGTTAAGGAACTGGCAGCCACCACCGCCTAGATACACAAGGGGACTCTTGGCTAAGTATGCTTCCTTAGTTACGTCTGCATCCATGGGCGCCGTAACACTGCCAAAAACCTAA
- a CDS encoding YbhB/YbcL family Raf kinase inhibitor-like protein gives MSFTLMSPAFKYGERIPKKYTCDDVDVSPPLQWSSIPPGTKSLVLIMEDPDAPIGVFTHWVLYNVPPDRTGLPENVPKTPTVEGIGIQGLNDFGRVGYGGPCPPRGHGSHRYFFRLYALSTVPSIKQRASKDEVLRIIKNNIIGTAEYMGTYSR, from the coding sequence ATGTCATTTACATTAATGAGTCCAGCCTTTAAGTACGGTGAGCGAATACCAAAGAAATATACGTGTGATGATGTTGATGTGAGTCCACCATTACAATGGTCAAGTATCCCGCCAGGTACTAAGTCCCTGGTCTTGATAATGGAGGATCCAGATGCCCCAATAGGTGTATTTACGCATTGGGTTCTTTACAACGTACCACCGGACAGGACGGGATTACCTGAGAACGTGCCAAAGACACCCACTGTTGAGGGGATTGGCATACAGGGGTTAAATGATTTTGGTAGGGTTGGTTATGGCGGGCCATGTCCACCCAGGGGACACGGATCTCACAGGTACTTCTTTAGGTTGTATGCATTAAGTACGGTACCAAGCATCAAGCAGAGGGCATCTAAGGATGAGGTTTTAAGGATCATAAAGAACAATATAATTGGTACAGCGGAATACATGGGTACGTACTCGAGGTAA
- a CDS encoding ABC transporter permease, whose protein sequence is MAVKLHPLHGLWALTNRELAKWYKVPVILIISLIQPIVWLAFFGKSMNFATMFTSGLNIPGLNIPKQVIDEVASEILKANFGTTDYFSFLAVGMLSFITLFTSLQSGMSIVWDRRLGVLSKLLTTPVPRGNIVMAKVLNSVIRSLVQATIVLIIAILLGMKLNPGINPLDIVGAYAALTLMSMGFASLFVTLALRSTSWESQMAIMNLLNMPLMFASNSFYPVKSMPWWLKPIAYVNPLTYVNDINRQLLLGVTGFNLLMDFAYLIAFAVIFSAIGIVLSWRYLSET, encoded by the coding sequence ATGGCAGTGAAACTACACCCACTGCATGGGCTTTGGGCATTAACCAATAGGGAGTTGGCCAAGTGGTATAAGGTGCCCGTCATATTGATAATCTCGTTGATACAACCAATTGTTTGGCTTGCTTTCTTCGGTAAATCCATGAACTTCGCAACCATGTTCACAAGTGGACTTAACATTCCTGGATTGAACATACCTAAGCAGGTAATTGATGAAGTCGCGTCTGAGATACTCAAGGCCAACTTCGGTACCACGGACTACTTCTCATTCCTTGCCGTGGGCATGCTATCATTCATAACACTATTCACATCACTACAGAGCGGCATGAGTATCGTGTGGGATAGAAGACTTGGTGTCCTGAGTAAGTTGTTAACGACGCCAGTACCTAGGGGCAATATAGTGATGGCTAAGGTGCTTAATTCCGTGATTAGGTCCCTTGTTCAAGCCACAATAGTCCTAATAATAGCCATACTACTGGGTATGAAACTAAACCCAGGAATTAACCCACTGGATATAGTGGGTGCATATGCGGCATTAACATTAATGTCCATGGGCTTCGCATCCCTATTCGTAACACTGGCTCTTAGGTCAACCTCCTGGGAATCACAGATGGCAATAATGAACCTACTAAACATGCCACTAATGTTCGCAAGCAACTCCTTCTACCCAGTTAAGTCAATGCCTTGGTGGCTTAAGCCAATTGCCTACGTGAATCCACTGACCTATGTAAATGACATCAACAGGCAATTACTACTTGGCGTAACTGGGTTTAACCTACTTATGGACTTTGCGTACTTAATAGCCTTCGCAGTAATATTCTCGGCAATCGGCATAGTATTATCCTGGAGATATCTATCGGAAACTTAA
- a CDS encoding ATP-binding cassette domain-containing protein yields MMETAIKAINLAKRYGNFTAVDHINFEVYYGEIFGFLGPNGAGKTTTIKMLTTVTRPSDGTAIVNGYDVVKQPAKVRESIGVVPQEYTADEDLTGWENLMLVAALYGIPKREAGERAAELLDLVELSYAADRKVETYSGGMRRRLEIAMGLINRPAILFLDEPTLGLDAQTRAAIWDYVYRLRRQYGMTIFMTTHYLEEADRYAERVAIIDHGKILAIGTPKELKEKVGGDIVTIEINGDINTARKIVESIEGVTGVTVSNNVITFKVRSGSTAAPIILEALNKLSIRATSITIKEPTMDEVFLEFTGKRLRDEESNSEDFMKFRRTVARARR; encoded by the coding sequence ATTATGGAAACGGCCATTAAGGCAATAAACCTAGCGAAACGTTATGGGAACTTCACAGCCGTTGACCACATAAACTTTGAGGTATATTATGGAGAGATCTTTGGATTTTTAGGGCCAAATGGTGCCGGTAAAACAACAACAATAAAAATGCTAACCACAGTAACTAGGCCAAGTGATGGCACAGCAATAGTAAATGGCTATGATGTAGTGAAACAACCGGCTAAGGTTAGGGAGAGCATAGGTGTTGTTCCCCAGGAATACACGGCTGATGAGGATTTGACGGGTTGGGAGAATTTGATGCTTGTTGCTGCATTGTATGGAATACCCAAGAGGGAGGCTGGGGAGAGGGCTGCTGAGCTGCTTGATTTGGTGGAGCTTTCCTATGCGGCTGATAGGAAGGTTGAGACGTACTCAGGTGGTATGAGAAGGAGGTTGGAGATTGCCATGGGCCTTATTAATAGGCCTGCCATACTCTTCCTGGACGAGCCCACATTGGGCCTTGATGCCCAGACGAGGGCTGCCATTTGGGATTATGTGTATAGGCTTAGGAGGCAGTATGGGATGACCATATTCATGACCACGCATTACCTGGAGGAGGCTGATAGGTATGCGGAGAGGGTTGCAATTATTGATCATGGTAAGATACTTGCCATCGGCACACCGAAGGAGCTAAAGGAGAAGGTCGGTGGTGATATCGTGACGATTGAGATTAATGGTGATATTAATACTGCCAGGAAGATTGTGGAGAGCATTGAGGGCGTTACCGGCGTTACTGTTTCGAATAATGTGATAACCTTTAAGGTGAGGAGCGGAAGCACGGCAGCCCCCATAATACTTGAGGCACTCAATAAGCTTAGTATTAGGGCTACGAGCATAACAATCAAGGAGCCTACTATGGATGAGGTATTCCTAGAGTTCACGGGCAAGAGACTTAGGGATGAGGAGAGTAATTCAGAGGATTTCATGAAGTTTAGGAGAACCGTGGCGAGGGCCAGGAGGTGA
- a CDS encoding YkgJ family cysteine cluster protein → MALFKCMPNCGYCCTISPVTVFPHEVIILSKLAEELDVNDLTFKPGYVITDIKNDVRVALSYLMQLNERGICPFLDPQDKTCKVHSLYKPLTCRSFPYLPRVVRYIIDPELKLVDFTVEFVVSSLCPVIRNNYTQEDLETMMSNTKLAIKVMPKEVGAAEEAIKARRMYADTLTALWRAGYVELRGNNTNNTNWPIVNAFDYIRQFIPHITLDNFVPDAKKHIIK, encoded by the coding sequence GTGGCACTGTTTAAGTGCATGCCGAACTGTGGTTATTGTTGCACAATATCGCCGGTCACCGTGTTTCCGCACGAGGTAATAATACTGAGTAAATTAGCTGAGGAACTCGACGTGAACGACCTAACCTTCAAACCTGGCTATGTAATAACGGATATTAAGAACGACGTCAGGGTGGCCCTGTCATACCTAATGCAATTGAACGAAAGAGGGATCTGTCCATTCCTCGACCCTCAGGATAAGACCTGCAAGGTGCACTCCCTCTATAAGCCATTAACCTGCAGATCCTTCCCGTACCTACCCAGGGTAGTTAGGTACATAATAGACCCGGAGTTGAAACTTGTCGACTTCACCGTGGAATTCGTAGTATCAAGTCTATGCCCAGTTATTAGGAACAATTACACCCAGGAAGACTTGGAAACGATGATGAGCAACACCAAGTTAGCAATTAAGGTAATGCCAAAGGAAGTAGGCGCCGCAGAGGAGGCCATTAAGGCCAGGAGGATGTACGCTGATACACTAACGGCATTATGGAGAGCGGGTTATGTGGAGCTACGTGGAAACAACACCAACAATACCAACTGGCCCATAGTCAACGCCTTCGACTACATCAGACAATTCATCCCACACATAACACTGGACAATTTCGTACCAGACGCTAAAAAGCATATAATAAAATAG
- a CDS encoding HAD family hydrolase: protein MSLKVATFDVYNTLINYGKELMEEIAINITKYLKSLDIEAHFDHVYETYVGLDREIRLRRVVEMMYVPPMDNVRTFLERLTRKYDVKPNEKMVMDVANIIANTLLESDNVKPNEDAQYVLMEVKSDGFMVGVISNVIFWSSSVSRKLLDKYGMSRFIDVQVYADEVGRAKPHPAIFERAYSLLAHGAEPDVAMHVGDGFKEDLLGAMLDDIIGVYVNRDGSLISGGSPAELIRCRAYAIRRLKEALLIPHIISSCS from the coding sequence ATGAGTCTGAAGGTTGCAACATTTGATGTATACAATACATTGATAAACTACGGCAAGGAACTAATGGAGGAAATAGCAATAAACATAACCAAGTACTTAAAATCACTGGATATTGAGGCCCATTTTGACCACGTATACGAAACATACGTAGGTTTAGACAGGGAGATTAGGCTTAGGAGAGTCGTTGAGATGATGTATGTACCACCGATGGATAACGTGAGGACGTTCCTCGAGAGATTGACACGTAAATACGATGTTAAACCTAACGAGAAGATGGTTATGGATGTTGCCAACATAATAGCCAATACATTACTTGAATCAGATAATGTTAAGCCCAATGAAGATGCGCAGTATGTATTAATGGAGGTGAAGAGTGATGGATTCATGGTTGGCGTAATATCCAATGTTATATTCTGGAGTAGTTCAGTGTCCAGGAAACTATTGGATAAGTACGGCATGAGTAGGTTCATTGATGTCCAGGTCTATGCCGATGAGGTTGGCAGGGCTAAACCACACCCAGCAATTTTTGAACGTGCATACTCACTGCTCGCCCATGGTGCTGAACCAGATGTTGCCATGCATGTGGGAGACGGATTTAAGGAGGACTTGCTTGGTGCCATGCTTGATGATATAATAGGGGTTTACGTAAATAGGGATGGCTCATTAATCAGCGGCGGCAGCCCAGCAGAGCTAATTAGGTGTAGAGCATACGCCATTAGGAGACTTAAGGAAGCGTTGCTGATACCACATATCATCTCTAGTTGTTCATAA